Proteins encoded by one window of Erwinia pyrifoliae DSM 12163:
- a CDS encoding FAD-binding oxidoreductase, whose amino-acid sequence MTIIEPHDSRYLSYITGMNQRWRASPAKILLPGNTPEAVQCIQEAVQQGQRISVRAGGNCYQDFTCHAGVEVLIDVSDMDDIAFDPDMQAIAVGAGATLSRTYEVLYRRWNVTLPGGPASGVGMGGHICGGGFGLLSRRYGLTVDHLHAIEIITVDESGKALAIIARRDPDCPNHDLWWAHAGGGGGQLGIVTKFWFRSPQALGNEPVQILPTPPSEVYLCVKVIPWEKLGKDDFIRLMRNYGRWYETHQHADRPESSLAGYLVMYQQAQGFVALLTQMDASVSNATAILGQYHRDIFEGIDGVAGFQGLSHMETPRKLPWLKSVRLLGTNSPSLADPMLRGAYKSAYMRQNFPVEQAETLYQHLSADGFSNKNAMVMVLPYGGAVNKVNADETAVSHRDSIMKILYQSLWADEQDDQKNLSWIRQIYHSTYAKTGGVPVSNEITDGCFINYPDSDLNNPELNTSGVTWAQLYFKHHYPRLQKIKSQWDPLNIFRHSQSVKLPAT is encoded by the coding sequence GTGACAATCATCGAACCTCATGACAGCCGATACCTCAGCTACATTACCGGTATGAATCAGCGCTGGCGCGCATCGCCGGCAAAAATCCTTTTACCTGGCAATACCCCGGAGGCTGTGCAGTGTATTCAGGAGGCGGTACAGCAGGGTCAGCGTATCAGCGTGCGAGCCGGGGGGAATTGTTATCAGGATTTCACCTGTCACGCTGGCGTCGAGGTCCTGATTGATGTATCCGATATGGATGACATCGCTTTCGACCCGGACATGCAGGCAATTGCCGTTGGGGCCGGTGCCACGCTGTCAAGAACCTACGAGGTGCTCTACCGCCGCTGGAATGTGACTTTACCCGGTGGCCCAGCCAGCGGGGTGGGCATGGGGGGGCACATTTGTGGTGGGGGTTTTGGCTTACTTTCCCGCCGCTACGGCTTGACGGTTGATCACCTTCATGCCATTGAAATCATTACGGTGGATGAAAGCGGAAAAGCCCTCGCCATTATTGCGCGGCGCGACCCGGATTGTCCGAATCACGACTTGTGGTGGGCCCACGCCGGCGGCGGCGGCGGGCAACTGGGCATAGTGACCAAATTCTGGTTCCGCTCTCCGCAGGCCCTGGGTAATGAGCCTGTACAAATATTACCTACCCCACCCTCAGAAGTTTATCTGTGTGTGAAAGTCATTCCGTGGGAAAAATTAGGAAAAGACGATTTTATACGCCTGATGCGTAATTACGGCAGGTGGTATGAAACGCACCAGCACGCCGACAGACCGGAGTCCTCTCTGGCCGGGTATCTGGTGATGTATCAGCAGGCTCAGGGCTTTGTCGCGCTATTGACTCAGATGGATGCTTCAGTGAGCAATGCGACGGCTATTTTAGGCCAATATCATCGTGATATTTTTGAAGGAATAGACGGTGTAGCGGGCTTCCAGGGGCTTTCACATATGGAGACTCCCCGCAAATTGCCTTGGCTGAAATCGGTACGGCTACTGGGAACCAATAGCCCATCGCTGGCCGATCCTATGCTGCGCGGAGCGTACAAGTCAGCATACATGCGGCAAAATTTCCCGGTGGAGCAGGCCGAAACGCTGTACCAGCATCTGTCGGCAGACGGCTTCAGTAATAAAAATGCGATGGTAATGGTATTGCCCTACGGTGGAGCCGTGAATAAGGTCAATGCGGACGAAACTGCCGTATCGCATCGCGACTCAATAATGAAAATCCTGTACCAGAGCCTCTGGGCTGATGAACAAGACGACCAGAAAAACCTTAGCTGGATCCGCCAAATCTATCACAGCACTTATGCAAAAACTGGCGGTGTGCCGGTGAGCAACGAAATAACGGATGGCTGCTTTATCAATTATCCTGACAGCGATCTGAACAACCCGGAATTAAATACCTCCGGAGTGACGTGGGCGCAGCTCTATTTCAAGCATCACTATCCGCGACTACAGAAAATAAAATCTCAATGGGATCCACTGAATATTTTCAGGCACAGCCAGTCTGTTAAGTTACCCGCTACCTGA
- the asnB gene encoding asparagine synthase (glutamine-hydrolyzing): protein MCGIAGWATFSRDFHASRRELEAMAATMALRGPDASGFWMDRHAGLSHRRLAIVDLEGGVQPMTANLPTGSISLSYSGEVYNFKELRQELTQAGHSFSTQSDTEVVLKGYLQWGNGVCEKLNGMFGFAIWDARREVLLLARDRFGVKPLYYYPDGQSVLFGSEPKAILAHSQISGVLTTDSLREALGWTKTPGHGTWEGLKEVKPGTFVQFGRDGVREDVYWQLQSRPHHDSLKDTIENVHILLSDTVRRQMVSDVPLCSLLSGGLDSSAIAALASQQLNGERQLKTFAVDFETHTEQFVPDVFRNESDAPYARKVAEKIGSLHTNLVLGYQQIGSEETRRAVIAARDLPTGFGDADNSIYLLFNAIRNEATVALSGESADEVFGGYRWFHQPGILQGNTFPWADHTFVTSFKTGLDAFAPDLLASLELPDYVRSRYQEALAEVPRLAGEESHEAKMREVLYLHLTRYMRILLDRKDRLSMAAGLEVRVPFCDHRLVEYVFNTPWKMKTFDGREKSLLRAAMGDLLPQEVLQRKKAPYPAIQNAHYSAVLQRQAADLVANTNHPARDLLNIRWLNSILHIDPAAMSREIRHGLERALDFATWIELRKPILKL, encoded by the coding sequence ATGTGCGGAATTGCAGGATGGGCAACGTTTAGCCGTGATTTTCACGCCAGTCGGCGCGAACTGGAAGCGATGGCAGCAACGATGGCGTTACGGGGGCCGGATGCCTCAGGTTTTTGGATGGATCGACATGCAGGTTTGAGCCACCGCCGTTTAGCCATAGTTGATCTCGAAGGCGGTGTTCAGCCAATGACGGCAAATTTACCGACGGGCAGCATTTCGCTTTCTTACAGCGGTGAAGTGTATAACTTTAAAGAATTACGCCAGGAACTGACGCAAGCAGGGCACTCGTTTTCAACCCAAAGCGACACGGAAGTGGTGTTGAAAGGGTATTTACAATGGGGAAATGGCGTCTGCGAGAAGTTAAATGGCATGTTTGGCTTCGCCATCTGGGATGCGCGGCGTGAGGTGCTGTTGCTGGCGCGCGACAGATTTGGCGTAAAACCGCTTTATTACTATCCTGACGGGCAGTCGGTGCTGTTTGGCTCCGAGCCTAAAGCCATTCTCGCCCATTCACAAATATCTGGCGTTCTGACCACCGACAGCTTGCGTGAAGCGCTGGGGTGGACCAAAACCCCAGGACATGGGACATGGGAAGGGCTTAAAGAAGTCAAACCCGGAACCTTTGTGCAGTTTGGCCGGGATGGGGTGCGAGAAGATGTTTATTGGCAGCTCCAGTCCAGGCCGCACCATGACTCGTTAAAAGACACTATCGAAAATGTGCATATCCTGCTTTCTGACACGGTAAGAAGGCAAATGGTTTCCGATGTACCGCTCTGCAGCCTGCTTTCTGGCGGTCTGGACTCCAGCGCCATTGCGGCTCTCGCCAGCCAGCAGCTAAATGGAGAGCGCCAACTTAAAACCTTTGCTGTCGATTTTGAGACCCATACGGAGCAATTTGTACCGGACGTATTCCGCAACGAATCCGATGCGCCCTATGCCCGTAAAGTCGCGGAAAAAATTGGCTCCTTGCACACCAATCTGGTGCTGGGTTACCAGCAGATTGGCAGCGAAGAAACCCGGCGGGCAGTTATTGCTGCGCGGGACTTGCCCACCGGTTTTGGCGATGCGGACAATTCAATTTACCTGCTTTTTAACGCCATCAGGAACGAGGCAACAGTCGCCCTTTCCGGTGAGTCGGCAGATGAGGTTTTCGGCGGCTATCGCTGGTTTCATCAGCCGGGCATATTGCAGGGGAACACCTTCCCCTGGGCAGATCACACCTTTGTAACCAGTTTCAAAACCGGACTGGATGCCTTCGCACCAGATTTGTTGGCGAGCCTGGAATTGCCGGATTACGTGCGTTCTCGCTATCAGGAAGCCTTAGCAGAAGTCCCGCGCCTGGCCGGCGAAGAGAGTCATGAAGCCAAAATGCGCGAAGTGCTCTACCTGCACCTGACACGCTATATGCGCATCTTACTGGACAGAAAAGATCGCCTGAGTATGGCGGCAGGTCTGGAAGTTCGTGTGCCGTTTTGCGATCACCGGCTTGTTGAATATGTTTTTAATACCCCGTGGAAAATGAAAACCTTTGACGGCCGGGAAAAAAGCCTGCTGCGTGCGGCGATGGGTGATTTACTGCCGCAAGAGGTACTGCAACGCAAGAAAGCGCCGTATCCCGCCATTCAAAATGCACACTACAGTGCTGTATTGCAGCGCCAGGCGGCCGACCTTGTGGCGAACACTAACCACCCTGCCCGGGATTTGCTCAATATTCGCTGGCTTAACAGTATATTACACATCGATCCTGCGGCGATGAGCCGGGAAATTCGTCATGGGTTAGAGCGTGCGCTGGATTTCGCTACCTGGATCGAACTTCGTAAGCCAATACTGAAGCTTTAA
- a CDS encoding methionine salvage pathway enzyme E-2/E-2\' yields MACLLKMSAENSAKIYLRTADNKMIADELRSCNVSFLHDKPDSAFNEGMFQSGALAEKIKRRNPKIKDYFVESQQVKINPADTAALSAAAQDRANYYQEHTHDENEAWYIHHGQTAFYLHLQNYVYAIICTAGDFICIPGQTRHWFDAGAAPSFSGLRFYLTLNAPVTTGDKIALRYPQLECLSSLITLGSAL; encoded by the coding sequence ATGGCCTGTTTGCTTAAGATGAGTGCTGAAAATAGCGCAAAAATATATTTGCGCACCGCAGACAATAAAATGATAGCCGATGAGCTTCGCTCCTGTAATGTCAGTTTTCTTCATGACAAGCCCGATTCGGCTTTCAACGAGGGGATGTTTCAATCTGGTGCGTTGGCCGAAAAAATCAAACGGCGCAACCCCAAGATAAAGGACTATTTTGTTGAATCGCAACAGGTAAAAATTAATCCAGCCGATACAGCTGCATTATCTGCTGCCGCTCAGGATCGGGCCAATTATTATCAGGAACATACGCACGATGAGAATGAAGCCTGGTATATACATCACGGGCAGACGGCCTTTTATTTGCACCTTCAGAATTATGTATACGCCATAATATGTACTGCGGGGGACTTTATATGTATACCCGGGCAGACCCGACATTGGTTTGATGCCGGTGCGGCACCGTCATTTTCTGGATTGCGCTTTTATTTAACCCTGAATGCCCCGGTCACTACCGGAGACAAAATTGCACTGAGATATCCGCAATTAGAATGCTTATCTTCTCTGATTACTCTGGGATCCGCCTTATGA
- a CDS encoding MFS transporter encodes MLIFSDYSGIRLMKWGTYAELLKNAQARNIILLGLFAKIPIVAIPATLTLLVVVGLNAGFTWAGIINAAWMAGAAVGSPWQGRYMGRHGVRKLLRFILIIQLMFWSSAAFLPLPLLAIAAFFGGVFCFAAFTIGRMAIAELSVTENRHSAFALDAITTELAYMSGPPLAVVVSASLSPQAAVVISGAIIMALIIYYFIANPRVVSKATNNTPDQRIAWGAFFKSRLSTSLLLTIMATFVIASYEVLGLAALKHFGHITWAAWFYIACGVASLIGGVVYGGFNKPPATVLICGLLAISTGMIGFSQNALAVCLLIIPAALLCSPVFSATANDISRYAAPEMSGLAMGTYGSALTAGNAIGFPLAGLMVDNFGFNIAFFSVGGLAFAVVVIAFGINTLFISERSEVAAE; translated from the coding sequence ATGCTTATCTTCTCTGATTACTCTGGGATCCGCCTTATGAAATGGGGAACATACGCAGAACTATTAAAAAACGCCCAGGCAAGAAATATTATTCTGCTGGGGCTTTTTGCCAAAATACCGATTGTGGCTATCCCGGCAACCTTAACGTTGCTGGTTGTCGTAGGGCTGAATGCTGGATTTACCTGGGCGGGCATCATCAATGCGGCCTGGATGGCGGGAGCAGCCGTCGGTTCACCCTGGCAGGGGCGCTACATGGGCCGACACGGCGTAAGAAAGCTATTGCGCTTTATTTTAATTATTCAGCTGATGTTCTGGTCTTCAGCGGCCTTTCTGCCACTTCCGCTTCTGGCCATTGCTGCTTTTTTCGGTGGGGTATTCTGTTTTGCGGCCTTCACCATTGGGCGTATGGCTATTGCGGAATTATCAGTGACAGAAAACCGGCACAGCGCCTTTGCCCTTGATGCGATCACGACAGAATTAGCCTATATGAGCGGCCCACCACTGGCCGTGGTGGTTAGCGCCAGCCTGTCGCCACAGGCGGCAGTCGTCATTAGCGGGGCGATTATTATGGCGCTGATTATTTATTATTTTATTGCCAATCCCAGGGTTGTCAGTAAGGCGACAAACAATACGCCCGACCAACGCATTGCCTGGGGCGCATTTTTTAAAAGCCGGTTAAGCACGTCCTTATTATTAACCATTATGGCAACCTTTGTTATTGCCAGTTATGAAGTGCTGGGCCTTGCTGCGCTAAAACATTTCGGGCATATCACTTGGGCAGCCTGGTTTTATATTGCTTGTGGCGTGGCCTCTTTGATCGGGGGAGTGGTGTATGGCGGTTTTAATAAGCCCCCGGCGACGGTGTTAATTTGCGGCTTGTTAGCCATTTCAACGGGAATGATTGGATTTTCGCAAAATGCGCTTGCCGTCTGCTTATTAATTATCCCGGCAGCCTTGCTATGCTCACCGGTATTTTCAGCGACGGCCAATGACATCAGCCGCTATGCTGCGCCGGAGATGAGCGGCCTGGCAATGGGCACTTACGGCTCTGCGCTGACAGCGGGAAATGCCATTGGTTTCCCGCTGGCTGGGTTAATGGTCGACAACTTCGGATTTAACATTGCTTTTTTCTCGGTAGGAGGGCTGGCCTTCGCTGTGGTGGTCATCGCTTTTGGGATCAATACGCTGTTCATATCTGAACGGTCCGAAGTGGCGGCGGAATAA